A genomic region of Apteryx mantelli isolate bAptMan1 chromosome 10, bAptMan1.hap1, whole genome shotgun sequence contains the following coding sequences:
- the LOC136992840 gene encoding 5-hydroxyisourate hydrolase-like isoform X2 codes for MSESTAGSVTTHVLNTLTGRPAAGLALRLAQLQGPEPQWVELTQRVTDKDGRCLPLLAPGQAKASTYKLRFETAAYWKELGHSSFYPYVEVVFTIVDPAQKLHVPLLISPYSYTTYRGS; via the exons ATGTCCGAGTCGACGGCGGGCTCCGTGACCACCCACGTGCTGAACACCCTCACGGGCCGGCCCGCAGCAGGCCTTGCCCTGCGCCTGGCCCAGCTGCAAGGGCCAGAGCCGCAGTGGGTAGAGCTGACGCAGAG GGTGACGGACAAGGACGGGCGCTGCCTGCCCCTCCTGGCCCCGGGGCAAGCCAAGGCCAGCACCTACAAGCTGCGCTTCGAGACCGCAGCGTACTGGAAGGAGCTGGGACACAGCAGCTTCTACCCCTACGTGGAG GTTGTCTTCACCATCGTTGACCCAGCCCAGAAGCTGCACGTCCCGCTGCTGATCAGCCCCTACTCCTATACAACGTACCGGGGCAGTTAA
- the DBNDD1 gene encoding dysbindin domain-containing protein 1 isoform X2: protein MQAEARGDFAGAERHPELGKEAQAPERAAGTPAPGPAEEAPGAPAEEQGGIPIPSAGLLQVAERRQPLSSVSSLEVHFDLLDLTELTDMSDQELAEVFADSDEENAAGESPGGLHPHGMPRAGYLRSPSWTRARGEQGREKKHLSDSELQPGVVDTFLAVERPQEE, encoded by the exons ATGcaggccgaggcgaggggggatTTCGCCGGCGCTGAGCGGCACCCCG AGCTCGGCAAGGAGGCGCAGGCGCCGGAGCGAGCCGCGGGCACCCCGGCCCCCGGGCCGGCCGAGgaggcccccggcgcccccgccgaGGAGCAGGGcggcatccccatccccagcgCCGGGCTGCTGCAGGTCGCCGAGCGGAGAc AGCCCCTGAGCAGCGTGTCCTCGCTGGAGGTGCACTTCGACCTGCTCGACCTCACCGAGCTGACCGACATGTCGGACCAGGAGCTGGCCGAGGTTTTCGCCGACTCCGATGAGGAGAACGCGGCCGGCGAGTCGCCCGGCG GGCTGCACCCCCACGGGATGCCGCGGGCCGGGTACCTGCGCTCGCCCTCGTGGACCCGCGCGCGGGGCGAGCAGGGCCGGGAGAAGAAGCACCTCAGCGACTCGGAGCTGCAGCCCGGTGTCGTGGACACCTTCCTGGCGGTGGAGCGGCCGCAGGAGGAGTAG
- the DBNDD1 gene encoding dysbindin domain-containing protein 1 isoform X1 — MQAEARGDFAGAERHPELGKEAQAPERAAGTPAPGPAEEAPGAPAEEQGGIPIPSAGLLQVAERRQPLSSVSSLEVHFDLLDLTELTDMSDQELAEVFADSDEENAAGESPGGERAGPPRTPRPRRAEAGPDPSLPAGLHPHGMPRAGYLRSPSWTRARGEQGREKKHLSDSELQPGVVDTFLAVERPQEE; from the exons ATGcaggccgaggcgaggggggatTTCGCCGGCGCTGAGCGGCACCCCG AGCTCGGCAAGGAGGCGCAGGCGCCGGAGCGAGCCGCGGGCACCCCGGCCCCCGGGCCGGCCGAGgaggcccccggcgcccccgccgaGGAGCAGGGcggcatccccatccccagcgCCGGGCTGCTGCAGGTCGCCGAGCGGAGAc AGCCCCTGAGCAGCGTGTCCTCGCTGGAGGTGCACTTCGACCTGCTCGACCTCACCGAGCTGACCGACATGTCGGACCAGGAGCTGGCCGAGGTTTTCGCCGACTCCGATGAGGAGAACGCGGCCGGCGAGTCGCCCGGCGGTGAgcgagcggggccgccccgcaccccgcgcccgcggcgggcCGAGGCTGGGCCTGACCCCTCGCTCCCCGCAGGGCTGCACCCCCACGGGATGCCGCGGGCCGGGTACCTGCGCTCGCCCTCGTGGACCCGCGCGCGGGGCGAGCAGGGCCGGGAGAAGAAGCACCTCAGCGACTCGGAGCTGCAGCCCGGTGTCGTGGACACCTTCCTGGCGGTGGAGCGGCCGCAGGAGGAGTAG
- the GAS8 gene encoding dynein regulatory complex subunit 4 produces MAPKKKGAKKGKVGKTPAVVDGLPPEDMSKEQLEEHVVRLREELDRERQERNYFQLERDKIHTCWEVTRRQLEEKKAELRNKNREMEEAEERHQVEIKVYKQKVKHLLYEHQENLTELKAEGTLSMKRAQKDHWAQEMELRKDVRSLKVELKEQELANEVVVKNMRLKQEEEITQLCNDFERQVKEIEAKYNKKMRVLRDELDLRRKTEIHQVEERKNGQISMLMKNHEKAFSDIKNYYNDVTLNNLALINTLKEQMEEMKKKDNHLEKEMADMLLQNKQLTERLQRAQEQVSELQKKLAHYEKDKEALTNTKAHLKVTQKELKDLQWEHEVLEQRFSKVQAERDELYQKFTKAINEVQQKTGFKNLLLERKLKGLFSILEKREVELNEVLSASNLDPSALSVVSRKLEDVLDSKNNTIKDLQFELARVCKAHNDLLQTFEAKLTAFGIPLDSLGFKPLEIPMLGQTVGQGPAGLVAAPT; encoded by the exons ATG GCGCCCAAAAAAAAAGGTGCCAAAAAAGGGAAGGTGGGCAAAACTCCAGCAGTGGTGGATGGCTTGCCCCCCGAGGACATGagcaaggagcag CTGGAGGAACATGTTGTGCGTCTCCGGGAGGAACTGGATCGGGAACGGCAAGAGCGCAACTATTTCCAGCTGGAGCGTGACAAGATTCACACCTGCTGGGAGGTCACCCGTCGGcagctggaggagaagaaagcggAACTGCGTAACAAGAACCGGGAGATGGAGGAGGCGGAGGAGCGACATCAAGTGGAGATCAAG GTTTACAAGCAGAAGGTGAAGCACCTGTTGTACGAACACCAGGAGAACCtcactgagctgaaggcagagggcaCCCTGTCCATGAAGCGGGCCCAGAAGGATCACTGGGCTCAGGAGATGGAGCTGCGTAAAGACGTGCGCTCCTTGAAAGTGGAGCTCAAGGAGCAGGAGCTAGCCAACGAGGTGGTGGTGAAAAACATGCGCCTG AAACAAGAGGAGGAGATCACACAGCTGTGCAATGACTTTGAGAGACAAGTGAAAG AGATTGAGGCCAAGTACAACAAGAAGATGCGTGTGCTGCGGGACGAGCTTGATTTGCGCAGAAAGACTGAAATCCATCAGGTTGAGGAGAGGAAGAACGGCCAGATCAGCATGCTGATGAAGAACCACGAGAAGGCCTTCAGTGACATCAAGAACTACTACAATGATGTCACCCTCAATAACTTGGCGCTCATCAACACGCTCAAG gagcagatggaggagATGAAGAAGAAAGACAATCACTTGGAAAAGGAGATGGCAGACATGCTGCTCCAGAACAAGCAACTGACGGAGCGCCTGCAGCGGGCCCAGgagcaggtgtctgagctgcagaAGAAGTTGGCCCACTATGAGAAGGACAAGGAGGCTCTGACG AACACAAAAGCCCATCTGAAAGTCACCCAGAAGGAACTGAAAGATCTTCAGTGGGAACATGAAGTGCTGGAACAGAGGTTCAGTAAG GTGCAGGCAGAGCGAGATGAGCTCTACCAGAAGTTCACCAAAGCCATTAACGAGGTGCAGCAGAAGACCGGATTCAAGAATCTCCTCCTGGAGCGCAAGCTGAAAGGGCTCTTCAGCATCCTGGAGAAGAGGGAGGTGGAGCTCAACGAGGTCCTCTCAGCCTCCAACCTCGACCCAAGCGCCCTCTCCGTGGTCTCGCGCAAGCTGGAG GACGTGCTCGATTCCAAGAACAACACCATCAAGGACCTGCAGTTTGAGCTGGCGCGAGTCTGCAAG GCACACAATGACCTGCTGCAGACGTTCGAGGCAAAGCTGACAGCCTTTGGCATCCCTCTGGACAGCCTGGGCTTCAAGCCCCTGGAGATCCCTATGCTGGGGCAGACGGTGGGGCAGGGCCCCGCAGGACTCGTCGCTGCGCCCACGTGA